The following DNA comes from Candidatus Methylacidiphilum fumarolicum.
GCTTGCAACTAAAGCTAAAGAGCGTTGGCTCCTGTCTACTACGGCTTGCGCCATCTCTCTATGGCATAAGGCAGCTGACAGATTAGTTTCCAAAGTGGCGTTGAGAAACTCGTTTTTGCTAGGGGAAGGTTGGTTTTCTCCCCTGGCTGCAAGGCGGCTAGCCTGACATAGGGTTTAAGCAGGTCCAGAGGCGAATAGACTCTACCGCCATCCCGAAGAATGGCTTCTAAGCAGCTAGAAATTCCGTTGAGGCGGTTAATTTAGTCCCATGAGCGATTTCTTGCAACCGGGACAAACCTAAACGAAAGGCAACGAGCTATCTTTTCTCCTATGATTCTTTATTCATGATTCTTTATAGATGGCGAAGGCTTCCTCCACGGATGCTCCATCAAAGGTGATAGCAGCAATGGCATTACAAAAAGCAACTGCTTCGCTCAAGGATTTTTGGTGAATGTTCCTTCCTGTGGCGTTTCCATAAGTACCGCCGATATGGATTTGGGCATGTAGCCTGCTTAGGAAATCCTTGACGGCTGTTTCTTTCCCGCCAGCGCAGATTAGTCTTGTCCTTCCCGCAGCCGCTACTGCTTCTTTGAGTGCTAGGTTGGCATCCCCTTCTTTGACCGAAGGCGGATTGACCTTAACAAAATCCGCTCCAAGGCAGGCGCCTAATCCAGCGGCTCCAGCTACAAGATGCGGATCAGTTTCGTTGCTTACTGCTTTCCCACGAGGATACGACCATATAATAGCAATTAGTCCACGCTGATGGGCTTCGAAAACAAGCCGTGCCGCTTCTGTAAGCATCTGCGCTTCGAATTCACTACCGGGATAGATCGTATAGCCCACGCCAACAATAGGTACAGGCTTAGTCTCCAAAAAATAATCGAGTTGTTCAAAGGAAAGCCAAAGAAGACTTAAAGGGTCTCTCTGAGCTGTTTTTACTAGATGCGTCTTACTGTTGAGTTTGACAATATAACGTACATTCGGATAATCCATTCCATAGCGAGCAATAAGTCCAAGCTGTGTGGCAAAGGCTCCAATCCGCGCTTTACTGGCAATTTTAAACAAATGCTCAGGATCAGCGTCTTCAGGAGAAATGCCAGGCCCGTAAAAATCATCATTCAAATGCTCCACTTTCTGATCCCCAGCCATAAGCATCAGTCGGCCGGAACCTTGGGTGATCTCAAAAAAAATCCGCTTGTAGGCATCTTTTTTTGATTCCGGGACATCCAGCGGCACTTTGATTTCATCTAAATGGATCATTAAAACCTCCTTTTAGAAATAAACAAAGAGTGAAACCAAAAAGTTTCAAATTCAATTTGCCACCAGGCTATCGTATGGAATCAAGCCGCTAGCGAATCACGCCTCGTTCAGAATCCTTGATAAAACGGATGATGGCCATAAGCTCTTGAGTTTTTTCAGTGACTTTTTCTAGCTCTTCTAAGGCCTGAGAAATGTTTAATCCCCCATCTAGGAGTAGCTTTAAGGCAAACTTGAGGCTTTTAATCTGTTCTTCAGAAAAATGATTTCTTTTTAAACCGACGAGGTTGAGCGAGCGGAGCTTAGCAGGATTGCCATCGACTAAAGAAAATGGGATTACATCTTGAACAACCTTCGTGCAGCCGCCAATCATTGAGAATCTCCCAATCCGACAAAACTGATGTACGGCCGAAAGCCCTCCTATGGTGACATGGTCTTCGACCACGACATGTCCAGCCAGTGTGGCATTGTTAGAAAACACACACCAGTCTCCTATTCGACAGTCGTGCGCGATATGGGTGTAGGCCAGAAAATGGTTGTGAGAGCCGATTTCCGTCGTTTGTCCCTTAAAGGTAGAACGATGAACGGTAGAAAATTCCCTAAAAACGTTGTTTGTCCCGATTTTAAGATACGTGGGCTCTCCTTGATATTTTAAATCCTGGGATTTCTCACCAATCACACAAAAAGAATAAAATTCGTTTTCCGGGCCTATTTCAATCTCTCCTTTGAGAACAGCATGCGGATGAATGATACAATTGTCTCCAATCTTTACCCCTTCACCAATATAGGCATAGGGACCAATTTCAACTCCAGCGCCAATCTGCGCCTTTTCACTTACAACCGCTGTGGGATGAATAGAGGTCTGCATGAGCAATTCATTGTGTTTTCTATCAGCCGATCCACCGCTTCCGACCGGTAGGCTTACCCGTCAACCAAAGCAAAGAGAAGCTCTCCTTCGCACACCGTCTCCTTGTTGACGTAGCATTTCCCAAAAGCTTTCCCAATCTTCCCTCTTGCCTTTGTCATTTCCACTTCGATGATCAGCGTATCCCCCGGCATCACCGGCTTGCGAAACTTCACCTTGTCCGCGCTCATAAAGTAACCGAGTTTGCCCGCATTCCCTGCTTTTCTCAATAGAAGAATACTGGCCAGCTGAGCCATTGCTTCAATCTGAAGCACCCCCGGCATAATGGGATGCCCTGGAAAATGGCCTTGAAAATAGGCTTCGTTCATTGTCACTGCTTTCTGGCCTATGGCTTTTACATCATCCTGAAAACCGAGTACTCGATCCAACATTAAAAATGGATAGCGATGCGGCAGAATCTTCATCACCTCGTTGATATCTAAGGCGCCTTCCCCAACGGGGATATTTTCAACGGGCATCAAATGGGACAGATAATTCTTATAGGCTTTCTGTATTTCTCTGATGAATTTGACATTCAGAAAATGACTAGGCCGAGCGGCCACAACTCTGGCTTTTAATCTCTTGGGAAAGAGAGCAAAGTCTCCAATCATGTCAAAAATTTTGTGTCTGACAAACTCGTTTTCAAACCGCAAAGGCTGCTGACTGTAGACTGCTTCCCCCCTAATGACAATTGCATTATCTAGACTGCCTCCTTTAATCAACCCTTTTTCGATAAGAGGAACCAGTTCCTCATAAAAGACGAAAGTTCGGGCAGGGGCAATCTCAGTTACAAAACTTTTGATATCGTACTTCCAGCTAAAATACTGCGTAAAAAGTCCTGTGTGACTGACATGGGTACAACTAATCGAAAAGTTCTGATCAGGCCAGGCAGCAATGTAGGCTCCATCCTCGCCTTCCACCCAAACTGGTTCTCTCAGCTCAAAAAAAGAAACTGCTTTATCCTGTTCGACCGTTCCAACTTTTAAGATTTCATTGACTAGGAACATGCCACTGCCATCTCCAATCGGTGGCTCATTGGCATTCAGTTCAATGAGCGCATTATCTACCCCACAGCCGCTTAAAGCAGCTAAAACATGTTCAACGGTATGAACCTTGACGTTTCCTTCTCCTATTGTCGTCGCTCGTTCCGTTTGCCTGACGTTATCCACCGATACCTGCACGGTGGGTTCATCGGGAAGATCAACCCTTTTAAATACATAGCCACTGTCAGCTTCCGCTGGCTTAATGACAATTCTTACTGGATTACCGGTATGTAGGGATAGTCCTTCCACGCTCACCGGTTCGCGTATAGTCCTTTGCATTATCACAACGATCTACTCCTTTTGATTCCGCCTCTCTTATAAAAAGATCTAAAGTGTCCTTTTTGCAAGATTGTTCTGTTGCGTTTTTGTTCAATTTTGTTTTTTTCAATAAGATGATACCTTTTAACTCCGTGCGATTCCACCAATGCTTTTCTTCCCGTGAAACTTTTTTTTTATTTCATCTGTCTAATCCAATAAAAAAAGGAGAAAAAAGGGAATCCCTAGCCCTATGGTGGCTTCTTTTCTTTCTTTTGCTTTTCTCTTTACTAGCCGGTGGATGTAACCGGCAAAAAAAAATCCAAAAGGCGCAGCGACCAGCCTATCCTTTCTTTGAGGAAATGGAAACATCTTCCATGCCTAAAGGAAAGCAAGGAGGCATATTCATAGAAACGAGTGCCGCAGAGCCTTCTACTTTTAATTGGCTTGTCTCTGAAGATGCTACTTCTGCTTCGTTCCTTAATCTGATGTTTGATAGTCTGCTTTCCTATGATCCGATAGAAGATCATGTGATCCCAGGGCTGGCAAAGCAGTGGGAGGTAGCTCCCGACAATAAGACTTTTCGCTTTAAACTCAGAAAAGGGCTTAGTTGGAGCGATGGCGTACCGCTGACCGCTGATGATGTGATCTTTAGCTTTGCCTGTATTTACGATCCCAGGTTCCCTAACCGTAATGCTTATGATCTTTCTGTAAACGGAAAACCTTTTAAAGTAGAAAAGATCGATGATCAAACCATTCAGATCCAAACCCCTGAAATCTTTGCTCCTTTCTTACGCTACATGTCAGGCTTTCCCTTGATGCCCAAACATATCCTCGAACCCTATTTCAAGGATGGATCTTTACAAAATCAATGGAATATAAGCACAGCCAAAAAGGATCCTAAGTCGATTGTTGCAAGTGGGCCCTTTTTGATTCTTTCGTATAATCCTGGAGAACGAATCGTTCTAGAAGCTAATCCCAGATACTGGAAAAAAGCCGATGGGGATATTCGGTTGCCTTATATCGATTATTTAATTGTCAAGTTCGTCAAGGATGCTAACGCCAGCTTGATTGCTTTTGCTTCCGGTCAAACAGACATCGAAGGAATAAGTCCAGACAACGTCGCATGGGTTCAAAAAGGGGAAAATATTTATCACTACACCATTTACGACAGAGGTCCCTCTACCGCTTCTTCCTTTCTTTGGTTTAATCAGAACCCTGGGAAAAACAAAAATAACGACCCTTATGTCCTTCCTTACAAGCTCAAATGGTTTCAAAATAGACTCTTCCGCCAAGCTATTTCTTATGCCATTGATAGGGAAGGGATTATTAATGGCGTGCTTTTTGGAAGGGGGACCCCGCTTTGGGGCCCTGAAACCCCAGCCAATGTAAAATGGTATAACCCCAACGTTAAAAAGTATCCCTATAATCCTAGCCTTGCTTTGCAGCTTCTAGAACAGGCTGGATTCCACCGGGATGCCACTGGAAGGCTTTTTGATCAGGACAACCATCCAGTTTCTTTTACGCTTCTGACCAATCAAGAAAATCCAATCCGCACGGCCATGGCCACCATCTTTAAAGAAAACTTAAAACAGATAGGCATTGAAGTGCTCCTGCAATTCATCGATTTTGGCACGCTCGTAACCAAAATTAGTGACAGTTACGAGTATGAAGCCTGTCTGCTTGGACTAACGGGAGGAGGAGATCCTGCCGATGGCATGTCTGTGTTCATGAGCAAAGGGAGACTGCATCAGTGGTATCCTAACCAACCACAGCCGGCTACTCCCTGGGAAGCAGAAATAGACAGGCTTATGGTCGAACAGTTAACTACCTTGGACGAGGCGAAGAGGATTCAATGCTGGTTTAAAGTTCAAGAAATTATGAGTGAGGAGCAGCCGTATATCTATCTGGTAACTCCAAATACTTATGTTGGATTGAAAAACCGGTGGCGGAATGTAAAAATTCCTCGTATCGGCCCATTAGTCTGGAATATAGAAGAGATATGGACGCCATGATTTCCACACAAGATCGGCCTAAAGAACATATTTTTCTTGAAAGTGTGGTGGGGCCTGTGAGGATAGTTTTAATCGAAGGTCAGCCTGCAAGCCTCCAACAGATTGACCCAAAGACTCCTCACTTATCTAAATGGATTCTAGAAAGTCAAAGGCAATCGCCCATGCTTTTTAGCCTTCTGTCCAAGAGTCTCCTAAACGGGGATATTTTTGAAGGAGAACTTTCGCTTCAAGGGCTTCCTCCCTTTTACAAAATGGTATTGGAACGGGTAAAAACAATTCCCAAAGGGACCGTAAAAACCTACAGTCAACTGGCAGAAGAAATAGGCCATCCTCTTGCTGTTAGGGCTGTTGGATCAGCCCTAGCAAAAAACCCTTTGCCTCTGCTGATTCCCTGCCATCGCGTGATTAGAAAAAATGGACAAATTGGCCATTATAGCTTGGGCGGAAAATCAATGAAAGAAAAACTCCTTAAACTGGAAGGATTCAAACCGTTTCCATAACAATGACACTTTCTTGTGTAGTCATGAGCTGTCGCACAAGAGGGTCAGTGTTCCAAAGGTGCGCCGAATTCCTGGGGGGCTGTCTAAATGCTGCGGCGGTGGGAACGTAAAATGTTCTTCTGTGGCCATCTCTTAGAGCTAGAAAGCGCACTAAAGGCTTTGCCTAGCGTCTTACTTCTATCCAGCAACAGGCTGGCAGCTCAGTCAAAGGTATATCTGGTAAAGGAAACGGGCCGTGAAGCAGCGAAAGCTTTAGGTTTTTTTTTGCTGCTACTTTTTGGGCTTTTGAGAAAAGCCTCTTTGTTTCCCACTTTCTGTAGTTAGTGGAAAGAAAAAGGGTTGTTAGTTCCTCTGAACAGAGATCCAATGCTTGATCAAGCATTGCCTCAAAATCCCTAGGAAAAGAAAAATGCTTGCCATGCCTGCCACAGGAAAAAGTGGGGGGATCAATAATGATATGATCAAACCTAAGATGTTTTTTGCGGAGTAGCTTCAAAGATTCTCTGGCATCAATAGCCAAAAATGTGTGTCCTGTGGGGTCAACTCCATTAAGCCTGTAATTTTCTTTGCCCCATTCTAAAAATTTAGCCGAAAGATCCACATTCCAACTTTGACCTCCAGCAACAGCGGCACACAGTCCAAAGGAACAGCTGAAAGCAAATAGGTTTAAAAGCTTGCCGATTTTCCTCTTTCTTAAAAATAACCGATTTTGTCTTTGATCTATAAATAAGCCTGGAGAACTACCTCCATGAAAACGGATCGAGTAAGAAAGTCCATTTTCATGACAAATAGTTTGTAGGGGCAGAGTCTCTTCTCCATAGAGTTGTAGAAGCCCCTCAGAGGCAGGGCATTCTTTTTTAAAACGCTTTTTTAAAAATACTCTTCTAGGGGATAATCCATGGGACCGACTCCAACAAAAGAGCGATTCAACCAACTCCTCTTTTCTTTGTTCTTCGTTTAAGACCACTACATAGTCTTCTCCATACCTTTCTATCCATCCCCATTCCGATGTATAGACCCGATGAATGTCTGTTAAAGATCGTTGGAAAGAAGCTAAAATAGTCGAATCGATCCACATAGAATGTCGCTAGATGGAAGGAATGGAGGCAATGAGTTTTTTGGTATACTCATCTTTTGGATTTTTATAAATTTCTTCTGGTGATCCTTCTTCCACAATCCTCCCTTTATTGAGCACAAGCACATAATCGCTAAGGTATTCGACTACAGCCAAATCATGAGAAATGAAAAGGTAGGAAAGGTTAAATTCTTGCTGTAGATCCATTAACAAATTAATGATCTGTGCCTGCACCGAGACATCCAGGGCACTTACAGGTTCATCACATATGATCAGTTTCGGTCCGACGGCTAAGGCCCGGGCTATGCCGATCCGTTGCCGCTGGCCTCCGCTAAATTCATGAGGGTATCGATACAGATGCTCAGCGCTGAGTCCGACTTTTTCGAGAAGCTCAACAATTTTTTCTTTTTTTTGTTTTTTCTCCATGCCTGGAAAGTGAATATCTAGAGGTTCTCTTAAGATCGATTCGATAGTGAGCCTAGGGTTTAGAGAGTTATGAGGATCCTGGAAAATCATCTGTATTTTTTTTCTATACGGACGAAATTGCTTTTGGCTTAGATTATGAATTGGCCTGCCTTCGTAAAGAATAGAACCTGAGGTTGGGTCTTGCAGTCTTACAATCGTTCTGCCTATAGTCGTTTTCCCGCTGCCGCTTTCACCAACGAGTCCAATGGTTTGTCCTTCTTTAATTGTAAAGGTCACATCGTCAACAGCCTTAACCCACTCTTTCGAACGGCCCAGTAGGCTTTTCCGAATTGGGAAATAGACTTTAAGGGAATTAACGCTAAGCAGTGGAGAGGAAGCAGTAGGTCCAGTCATAAGTTCAGGGAAGATTCTATCAAAGAATAATCGATAGCACGCAATCTTTTCCCTTTTTCTCCAAGTCTTGGAACACAATCAATCAAAGCCTTGGTATAGGGATGGGTAGGGGAATAAATCACTTTTTCAGTTGGGCCTTCTTCAACCACTTGCCCTCTGAACATTACCACCACCCGATCAGAAAAGCCTTTGACTATACCAAAATTATGAGTAATCAGCAAGACAGACATGGCCAGATCCTTCTGAATTTTAGCAAAAAGTTCTAGAATCTGTGCTTGGATGGTGACATCAAGGGCTGTAGTAGGTTCATCAGCAACAAGAAGCTTTGGTTTGCATAGCAGGGCCATGGCGATCATCACTCTTTGCTGCATGCCTCCGCTCAGTTCATGCGGATAGCTTTTCCAGACCCTCTGGCAATCAACGATCCCTACCTTTTGCAATACCTCTAAGCCAAGAACCTTTTTGTCTTTGAGATGAGGTTGGTGGAGTTCAATAGCCTCCAAAAGTTGAAAACCAATGGAATAGACTGGATTCAAAGAGGTTGAGGGTTCTTGAAACACATAAGCGATTTCTCCACCTCGATACTTTCGTAATTCTTTTTGCGACAGTGCCAAGAGGTCTACTCCCTCATAAAGAATTTTCCCTTTTTTGTATACAGCAGGCGGACTCTCCAAAAGTTTTGTCAAAGACAGGGCGGTCACCGATTTGCCACTTCCACTTTCCCCAACAATAGCAACCGACTCTGCCTTTTCTATTGAAAAACTTACCCCACGCAGAGCAGGGATTTCACCGGACTGAGTTAAAAAATGGACATGAAGGTCTTCTACTTGAAGAAGCATGCGTACTATATCCTATTAGGTTTAAACTTTTTTCCTTACTATCAATTAATACAAATTAGCCTCTTTTTGTTTGATAAATACGAAATTTTGGATCCACAAGGTCCCGAAGCACATCGCCTAGCATATTAAAAGCTACCACGGTTATCAAAATAGCAATTCCAGGAGTCAACAGCCACCAGAAATTAAGCATGAATACCTTCATATCCTGGGCTTGTGCTAGCATGAGCCCCCAGGAAGCAGAAGGTTCCTGAATCCCAAGGCCAAGAAAGCTCAAAGCTGCTTCTCCTAAAATATATCCAGGAATCGATAAAGCAGCCGACACAAGAAGATAACTCGCCAGGTTAGGTAGGAGGTGTTTGAGGAGGATCTTCACCGAGGATTGACCCAGAACAATGGCTGCATCGACAAAGGTTTGGGACCGTAGGGAAAGAACAAGTCCCCTAATCACTCTGGCAAATCCTGACCAACCAATGAAACTCAGTATGATGACGATAAGGAAGTAGACCTGAGCGGAACTAAACTTCACCCCAAAGATGCCTCTTAAAGCCAATAAAAGATAAAGAGCCGGTACGGCCATTAAAAACTCAGTCAGCCGCATCACGACATTGTCGAACCATCCTCCATAATAGCCCGAGAGCCCACCGATCAATAGGCCTAGAATCATGGTAATAGACACCCCAATCAGTCCGATACTTAAGGAAACTTGAGAGCCATACACTAATCTTGAAAAAACGTCTCTTCCCGTATTATCGCTACCCAACAGATAGACTCGATCCGGCTTATCCACCCCAAAAAGATGGATATCAGAAGGAAAAATTCCAAGCAATCGGTAGGCATATCCATGGACGAACCATTTCAGAGGACAGTAATCCCCCTCGATCACTTTATACATTGCTGACGATGGGTCTACATTTTTGTAACGTGCCACAACGAACCTAGCGGAGTGCCAATAAATTTTTGTCGGTGGATGATAGGTTTTCTTTAGATCTTGATCGGAAGGTTCGTAGGGTGCTAGAAAAGGGGCCAAAATCGCGATAAGATATAGAAACAAAAGGATAAGGCAAGCAGAAAGCCCAAAAGGATTTCTCAATAGTTCTTTAATATAAGATCTTTTCTCATTCATGATGGACGATTCGGGGATCGACCCAAGCCAAAAGAATATCGGCAATCAAATTCCCTAAAACTAATAAAAGACAACTAAAGACAACAGAACCTAAAACCACAAATTGGTCCTGTTTCATTAAAGCGGAATAAATCAGCTGCCCAATTCCTGGATAGTTCATTATGTTTTCCACTAAAAGAGAGCCGCTCAATAGTCCAGCAATAACATACCCAAAGGTACTTATTAAGGGGTTGATAGCATTCCGTAGCACATGCCGGAACATGACCGCATTTTCAGGAAGTCCCTTGGCTCTGGCCGTTAACACATAATCAGCACGGATCGCATCTAAAAAACTACCTCTCATTATCCGCATCATGTTGGCAACCCCTCCGATACCGAGGACAAGGGTGGGAAGCACCAGATGATAGGCTATGTCTACTAATTTGTCTATAGGAGAAAGAAAAGGATACTCTATGGATGTTAATCCTCCAATGGGGAACCAACCAGTGCGAGCGGCAAAGTAAACGGCGAGGAGGGCTAAAAAAAATTCCGGAAAAGAAATGGAAATGTAGGCTAAAAAGGAGCTGAGTCGATCTAATAAAGAATCTTTGTAAATAGCAGACAATACGCCAATTGGTATAGCAATACACCAGGCTAGCAATAGTGAACTGAGATTCAACAAAAGGGTGGCTTGCACCCTTTGCATCAGCAGCTCGATCACTGACATCTTATAAATCCAAGAATAACCAAAATCACCATGAAGAACGTTGTTTAGCCAAAGGAAATACCGTTCGTACCATGGTTTATCCAAACCAAATTTCTTTTCCAATGCTTCAATCATTTGGGGGCTGATATCCCTTTCAGCCTTCAAGGGGGTTAAATAGTTTGTTTGGGTCAAAGACATTAAGAAAAAAACCATAAAAGTGACTCCAAGCAAAAGAGGAATAAGAGCTAATAGTCTGCGGACGATAAATAAAATCATAATGATTGAAGATGGAAAAACCTAACAATAAGCTTTCTGACTTTAATCATCAACTGAAGTCGACAGCTTGCAGATTCATTAGTAAGGATTATGATAAAAAAGCTCTTGCATAAGATAAAAGAAAAAACACAATGTACAAGAATTTAGCTTATTTGGTTGTAATACTCTCATTGCTTTTCATAGGCCTCATCGTGAGCTTTTTTTCTATCATAGATGGCTATATTTCAAGTCAAGGGTTTAGAACATTTCTTTCTCGAAAAATCACCGAAGCCATTAAGGTAGAAGGGAGTTTTGAGCCATTGCATCTACAGGGAAATCTCCTCCTAACTGATAAATATACCGGTAGAGGAGAACCATCCAGTCCCATCGGAAGCATAGTCGGATCCAACATCGAATGCCAGCTTTTGCTACGAAAAATTTTTTCTGGTTCTTGGTACATAGAACAGCTCAATGTAAACACTCTAGAAATCGCCTTTAAAGAACAATTTCCTAAAGAACTTTCCACTGGCTCTCCAAATCCATCATTAGCCTCATATAGTGAAGCTGCCTCTCCGCATAAAGAAGCTTTTTATCAAAATTTGATCCCCAAAAAAGTGGAATTGAAGAAGATTGTCATCAACAACTGCACTTTAAAATGGCCTAAACAAATCGCTGGAGGGGGCAAGCTTTACAATATGTCCGTAGAGCTCTTAAAATCCTCTGGGACGGATATGTGGACAGCTCAAGGAAAAGGAGGACGTCTTACTTTCGGTTCTTTGGATCCACTCATAATAAAAGAGCTATTCCTAAAAATTTTTTCCGATGGACTCTATATCTCCAAGTGTGTTGTGGTTAGTGAACCTCATGGCCAGATAGAAGCCAATGGCGAATGGAAGTGGGCAAGCAAAGAAAAAAATATGGAATTGACTTTACACTCCCTGCCACTGCCCCTCTTTCTGCCTGCATCGTGGAAAGGAAAAATAGATGGGGATATCAATGGGAAAACTTTCTTAAGCCAGTCTCCAACAATGGAGACTTCTCTTGAGGGGACTATTTATTTGAAAAATGGAGTGATCGAAGCCCTTCCCTTGTTAGCTTCTTTAGCCCTTCTAGGGACAACAAACAGGCTACCTATTGATACAGGCAAAGCAACCCTTTTTATTTCAAAAAGCAAAACGGAACTTTCCAATATCGAAATGGAATGTAAAGGAAAAATCAGAATAGAAGGTCAAATCGAAGTGATAGGAGATCAACTTCATGGAAAGCTCTTTACAGGGATTAATCCAGGCCAACTTGAATTCCTACCTGGAGCTAAAGAAAAGGTTTTTTCCCAAGAAAAGAACGGCTATCAATGGACCACGGTGAATATTAGTGGCTCCCTCCAAGATCCTAAAGAAGACCTCAGCCCAAGGCTTACTGCAGCGGCCACAGAAACAATTAAAGAAAGTGCAGGTCAAATTATCCAATCGGCTCTCGATTTTATAAAAAAAATGCAAAAGAAAAGC
Coding sequences within:
- a CDS encoding ABC transporter permease, which produces MILFIVRRLLALIPLLLGVTFMVFFLMSLTQTNYLTPLKAERDISPQMIEALEKKFGLDKPWYERYFLWLNNVLHGDFGYSWIYKMSVIELLMQRVQATLLLNLSSLLLAWCIAIPIGVLSAIYKDSLLDRLSSFLAYISISFPEFFLALLAVYFAARTGWFPIGGLTSIEYPFLSPIDKLVDIAYHLVLPTLVLGIGGVANMMRIMRGSFLDAIRADYVLTARAKGLPENAVMFRHVLRNAINPLISTFGYVIAGLLSGSLLVENIMNYPGIGQLIYSALMKQDQFVVLGSVVFSCLLLVLGNLIADILLAWVDPRIVHHE
- a CDS encoding translocation/assembly module TamB domain-containing protein — its product is MYKNLAYLVVILSLLFIGLIVSFFSIIDGYISSQGFRTFLSRKITEAIKVEGSFEPLHLQGNLLLTDKYTGRGEPSSPIGSIVGSNIECQLLLRKIFSGSWYIEQLNVNTLEIAFKEQFPKELSTGSPNPSLASYSEAASPHKEAFYQNLIPKKVELKKIVINNCTLKWPKQIAGGGKLYNMSVELLKSSGTDMWTAQGKGGRLTFGSLDPLIIKELFLKIFSDGLYISKCVVVSEPHGQIEANGEWKWASKEKNMELTLHSLPLPLFLPASWKGKIDGDINGKTFLSQSPTMETSLEGTIYLKNGVIEALPLLASLALLGTTNRLPIDTGKATLFISKSKTELSNIEMECKGKIRIEGQIEVIGDQLHGKLFTGINPGQLEFLPGAKEKVFSQEKNGYQWTTVNISGSLQDPKEDLSPRLTAAATETIKESAGQIIQSALDFIKKMQKKSPSN